GGTAAAAATGGGATTTAGTCAGGAACGGTGTCACTTAATTATGCAGTGCATTAACACCACCCAGATATCTATCCTTCTTAACGGTGCTCAGTGTCATGCCTACAAACCAACATGAGAAGTCAGACAGGGTGATCCGTCGTCACCCTATTTTTTCATAATTGCTATGGAAGCTATCTCGAGACAATTAATTCATGTTCAACACAATGGAAAAATTCAAGGTATCAAAATTGCTGCAGGTGCCCCATTTATTCTTCGCAGACGACTGTCTTTCTTAAATGCAGACATGCACAATATTAATAATCTACTTGATATTTTTAAAGATTTTGGTAAGGCCTCTGGCCAACTAGTGAACTTTAACAAGTCCAGTATTTATTACACTGTACATGTGCCACAGAGGTTTTGTATAATGCTCACTAGAAGACTAAAAGTACCTAGAATGAATTCTCATGAAAGGTATTTGGGTCTACCTCTCCTTATTGGGAAGAAGAAGATCGAATGCTTCACAAACCTGGTAGAAAGAGTTAAATGCAGATTATCAAAGTGGAATGGAGAGTCTATGTCACAATGCTGTAAATCATTAATGATAAGAACAGTAACCAATACTATACCTTATTATACAATGAGTTGTCTTCAAATACCTGTGgatatcatcaaacaaattgataCAATGCAACGGCATTTATGGTGGGGATTCACAGAGAAAAGAGAAACCTATATCACTTCTTGGAAGAAGCTTGGATTGCACAAGAATCTGGGTGGACAGGGGTTCAGAGATTTAAGGATTCTCAACCAAGCACTTCTTATCAGAGCAGCTTGGAGAATGTGTAGTAATCCAGATAAGCCATGGGAAAAAGCTATGCAATCCAAATACTTCCCTTCAACTAGTATGATTCATGCAACTCCAAAATCAAGTTGTTATTGGGCATGGAAGGGGGTGCAGAAATAATTACCTTTCATCAAAGCTAATAGCAGATGGAGATTTGACATAGAAGATAAAATCAAGATTTGGTTAGATGTTTGGATCACTGGAATGACAGAACCTCCAACTCCTAAGGAAGGGACTGAAAATAGTGAAGATTATATCTGGGTTCAAGAATTATTAACTCAGGATGGTAAACAATGGAACGTGACTATTGTGCAGCAACTGTTTGAAACTGATACTGCACATCTTATTCTGAATACGAGAATACCAATAGTTGCTGAGGGTAAGCTTGTTTGGAATCTCACAAGAAACGGAAACTTTACCCTTAAATCTGCCTATAAAAAGCTCCACGAGATAAGTCTGGGTGACACTGAAGTCTCAGTTAATATTCAGAACACAGAAATACTATGGAAAGAGCTATGGGATATCAAAATATGGCCGAGAGTACAACATTTCTGGTGGAAGTGTCTTGCTAACATTTTACCAACAAACGAGAGACTTTCGATATCATGCAGATATATCAGTAAAACCTTCCCCCTTTTCAACCAGCACGATGAAGGTGTTATGCATGTTTTATTTACATGTCCTTTCTCAAGAGCTGTTTGGATGATAATACCTGGTGGATCGAGTGTTCTAACATGGGTACTCACTGATACAAACTCAATTTTTGAATCCTGGATGCAATCAGCTCAACAAGATAGTTCACAATCTAAATGGCTACACTTGGCCATGATAGTAGCATGGACAATCTGGAATGAAAGATGCGAAGTGCGGTTTCAACACAAGCAGGCCAATCCTCAAACAACTGCAAGGAGAGCTATAAGCTTTGCTAGCTACATAAAGAGTTTATATGCAAAGCAGGAACCTAATAATTTTGTTGTGCATTATAACACATCATCTAGACACTGGAAACCACCTGCACCACATTTTATTATTATAAACTGTGATGCTTCGTATGATATACACACTGGACTAACGGGTATTTCCCTCATTCTACGTGATTTTGCAGAACAATGGAGGGGAAGCTCTGCAAAATGCTATGCAGGAGTAAAAGACTCAGAACAAGCGGAATGTCTGGCATTCTTCGAGGCTGTCAAATGGAGCAAGGAGTTACAACACACACACGTAGTCCTGGAAACTGATTTGAAATGAATGAAAGCTACATCAGTAAGCAAGCACCAGTAATAGCTTGAGAGAGTGAAGATATTCTGCTAGATGCCATGGAATGTCTTAGAAGTATCCCACAGTGGGAATGTCGTTTTATTCCAGAATCTGTAATAAACCTGCTGACAAACTAGCAAAGTTCATCAGGAAATTTGGAGTCACTATGGTTTGGCTTGACAAACCCCCTAGTATTATTGAGAGAACCTTATTAGCAGACAATGTACCTATTTCCAGTTAATAATCTATCACTTCTttggcatcaaaaaaaaaaaagaaaaacgagGACCTAATCTAGCAAGCATCTTCAAAGGAGTCCTTCAAGTAAGCTCCAATCGTTTCTCTTCTTTGTGTTTactatatttggaaaatatgttGAGCCGATCGGTTTTGTTTGCTCCGGTCGTCTCAAGTTGATTCGTTCTATTCAATCTGAGACGCGATGGACAAACCCTTTTATTTAGGGGTTTGTCCATCCGGTTTGAGTATCTGTCAGTCCAACTATAGGAATATAATGGGGAAATCTACTTGTCTGGCCATCCCATGAGAGTTTGGTCTTAATAACCCTTTTCTTAATAGGCAGAATTTCCTTAATTAACCGATAGTTTGTTTTATAGTCAAATAGTTAATTAATTGATTATTGGTTACTCATACATATAATTTAAATTGTGAGTTTTTGGTGTAGAAAAGGTAAATTTCAGCAAACAATAATTATATTGTCCTACCCATTTCAACTCGCATCTTCTAAGCATATCCTTACTGAATAATCTTGCACAAGTCTTTACATCTCCCACTAAAGCTTTCTTCTCATAGCCTTTACCGAAACATGGCTTCACGGTCCTAAGTTTACTTAAAATAAACATGCTTTAAGGGCTATATATTCGGTTCTCTTGATCCTGTTAGTGGTGCACAATAGTTTTCATCTTACACTACTTCGGCAgaacatttttgaaaaaatgtGCGCAGAGACTAGCAACTCCATAAATTGTAACCATCACGAGTTGTTGAATAGTTTTAACTCAAGCATTAAAAAAAGGTCAAATTTTGTTGATCCAATGGTACAATCAATTTGTTTggctaaaaaaaaaatgaagtgaaTTTAAGGTAGAACGTCGTCGGTTAGCTTAGGATAAATgaaacttcattttcttcttttaacAGTGGCCTCGTGCTTTTTTTGTCTTCGTCATTGGCTGATACTTATCACAAATAAAATCATGGACCAGGGACGGGCCCAAGGATTGCCTTCTAATATCTTGCAAAGAAATgtatcaaaatcgtttttgctcttGCTAAATGAAATGAAAGAAACCAAGTGGGTTTGCTGCACATGTAGTAATTATTATTAATGTAGGCCGTCTGTCAGATTTGATGCCTTTTTCCTTTCTAAATGATTGCCAATAATGCACAATCACATCAGATTAAAATCCACCACTGCAGCAGTGCAGCTCCAAGAAGGGATTATGGTTTTTgtggggatcatggttttattttgggtaaagacattagaagtaaatctaggtcactatttatctagatatttatattaatacctaaattacctttCTGATTAATTTTGTGTGATGATTAGTtaatgttaataatagttagtgtaatgattagtgagatgattaagttaaagataattaatgagattaaaatattagatggttttttttaaagaagtagaattattgagagagtaaagttagagaagatgaagaaggaaaacatgaaaaacgatggattttaccatcCACAAtcagaggaagggtatttgggtacccaggtaggcttcaaacttagataatgttggttgaattggtccaaactttcaaaaaaaatgaaattttttatgtaaatttgggccagttcggttaccatatgtcaagaacatgtaaccgaacacacatgaaagtgtagttcggttatgtttccaaacacgcaggttaccgaactcgctcgttaatggaggttttggccgtacagtgtaatgttcggttacctaggataaaatggtaggtaaccgaactttgaacttaacaatttatttgggtacatcttgtgtgttcggttagttcgcaaacttcaactcaaccaagttcccaaccgaactgcaggttaaaagtaacctagtgttagaagttcggttggttcgcaaacttcaacatattttgcgaaccaaccgaactgggcttatatatgcatatttgcaattaggcaaacgttcggttactacgaaatttatttcttggcgaattaggtagagttcggttacgaagtttcaaaggtagagtttggttacaaagaaaacttaacatttttgcgaacgaaccgaacttgtggacttctcattatttttatcttaaactaaagttcggtgatatccttattttgcgaaggaaccgaacttatggacttgtgttgttctaatacaaggagtacagttaaaagtattttttgcgaatcaaccgaactctgagttcggttaagaaaaaattaattcgtgataaccgaacttttttctgaaaaaaaaaacctccattaaacctctctgcaacttccattttcaactcattttaatgattacttctcatttattcaaccaaaaacgaatgacaagtaatgggtttgtgagaatatctttgttaatgttttaaattaagctatatatatatatatagtggtggtggtggttggtggtggtggtaatcggaggtggtggtggtaatcggtagttggtggtggtgataatcggaagtggtggtggtggtaatcggcggtggtgggcgatggtggtggtggtaatcggtggttgatggtggtgataatcggaggtggtggtggtgttaatCAGCGATGGtgagaggtggtggtgggaggaggtggtggttatatatataggtggttattgggtcggttttaaattaaattaggttaagggtaggttagtcatttcaatgctttaggacattccttataattatagggaaggtggcctaataaaatcatggtcccctcaaaaaaatcatgatACCCAAAAAAAAATCGTTCAAAAATAATGGACAGAGATACCGAAGCCAGAATGTCCACAGTCCACTAGACGATTCATGGCAGTGACAAAATTTTACCTAGACCCAAAATGTATATGTGAATGAATTTTATGAACTTGGACATATACTTGAACCATCATCCCTCTATAAGTACCAAACCTCCAAATCCTACCTTCCTCAGACAAACAATTGAAATTATCTCTTTATTAGACTGATAATCTCTCTGGTTCAGTACTAATTAATAGTTCTTTTGAAAAATGGCAGAAACAAGTAAGATATTGATCATTGGAGGAACTGGACACATTGGAAAATTCATTGTAGAAGCAAGTCTGAAGTCTGGAAATCCGACATTCCTTCTAGTAAGAGAAGCCACAGTTTCTGATCCAGTTAAAGGAAAATTAATTGAGAGCTTCAAGAACGCGGGCGCCACGGCGCTCTACGTATGTGATAaactattttttgtttttcattttcatttttcaacCATTTGGCTTGGCCAATAGCTATAGAAGTCTTGCTTAATTAGTGAGTTGGTTAACACAAACTTTTACTTGCAGGGAGATCTTTATGATCATAGAAGTTTGGTGACTGCAATCAAACAGGTCGATGTGGTGATCTCAACCGTCGGTTATGGGCAGGTAGTGGATCAAGTTAAGATAGTTGATGCCATTAAAGAAGCCGGGAGCATCAAGGTAAGGCATTAATCCTAATTAAATTTAGTGccaaaatgcaaaagaaaaagaaaaaaagaaaaaatgaaggtTGATATGGTTTTCCTAACATTGAATTATCTAGAGATTTTTTCCTTCCGAATTTGGAAATGATGTGGATCGCTCCCGAGCAGTAGAGCCGGCTAAGAGTGCATTTGAAGAGAAGGCTCGTGTTCGTCGAGTAATTGAAGCTGAAGGGATTCCGTACACATACCTCATTTCCAACTGCTTTGCTGGTTATTTTCTCCCAAATTTCTTACAGTCTGGAGCAACGACTCCCCCAAAAGACAAAGTCA
This is a stretch of genomic DNA from Papaver somniferum cultivar HN1 chromosome 1, ASM357369v1, whole genome shotgun sequence. It encodes these proteins:
- the LOC113318244 gene encoding uncharacterized protein LOC113318244, whose amino-acid sequence is MEAISRQLIHVQHNGKIQGIKIAAGAPFILRRRLSFLNADMHNINNLLDIFKDFGKASGQLVNFNKSSIYYTVHVPQRFCIMLTRRLKVPRMNSHERYLGLPLLIGKKKIECFTNLVERVKCRLSKWNGESMSQCCKSLMIRTVTNTIPYYTMSCLQIPVDIIKQIDTMQRHLWWGFTEKRETYITSWKKLGLHKNLGGQGFRDLRILNQALLIRAAWRMCSNPDKPWEKAMQSKYFPSTSMIHATPKSSCYWAWKGVQK
- the LOC113318323 gene encoding uncharacterized protein LOC113318323 gives rise to the protein MTEPPTPKEGTENSEDYIWVQELLTQDGKQWNVTIVQQLFETDTAHLILNTRIPIVAEGKLVWNLTRNGNFTLKSAYKKLHEISLGDTEVSVNIQNTEILWKELWDIKIWPRVQHFWWKCLANILPTNERLSISCRYISKTFPLFNQHDEGVMHVLFTCPFSRAVWMIIPGGSSVLTWVLTDTNSIFESWMQSAQQDSSQSKWLHLAMIVAWTIWNERCEVRFQHKQANPQTTARRAISFASYIKSLYAKQEPNNFVVHYNTSSRHWKPPAPHFIIINCDASYDIHTGLTGISLILRDFAEQWRGSSAKCYAGVKDSEQAECLAFFEAVKWSKELQHTHVVLETDLK
- the LOC113288242 gene encoding isoflavone reductase homolog PCBER-like; amino-acid sequence: MAETSKILIIGGTGHIGKFIVEASLKSGNPTFLLVREATVSDPVKGKLIESFKNAGATALYGDLYDHRSLVTAIKQVDVVISTVGYGQVVDQVKIVDAIKEAGSIKRFFPSEFGNDVDRSRAVEPAKSAFEEKARVRRVIEAEGIPYTYLISNCFAGYFLPNFLQSGATTPPKDKVTILGHGNPKAVFNKEKDIATYTIKAVNDPRTLNKILYIRPPANTLSFNDLVSLWEKKIGKTIEKEYVTDEQVLKNIQDAPIQLQYILSIVHSIFVKGDQTFFEIEPSFGVEASELYPNVKYTTVDEYLDQFV